The Cloeon dipterum chromosome 3, ieCloDipt1.1, whole genome shotgun sequence genome includes a region encoding these proteins:
- the LOC135940543 gene encoding uncharacterized protein LOC135940543 isoform X1, whose protein sequence is MDAAAELVLCRQVSFEAHKEVSPISLVDEPCPFGCISNDGSPGNLVIRYHTYEWAHVRCSNLNCIYRPFSVKNPLDLSAFFNQPDPENALETEEHKERIQLFLKWMDEERSLVNPEDFAEAVAADSLNESNEVELSNQELLKAVLAHTKNSYLNISEQEQALSQQRYFLQQSCKYKVDEESSSGSDYSFEETPKKRGRKKKKNEFVKPAPTATPSGKKRGRPKGYSPKKARLQAELKAKLFGESPVAAALTEPRPEIVDESPAAVAYEVIDLDDKAAVSNGVNYYSAKPHLRNPNKFSLKTAARNLFGSSSSKKYNQARLHFIKALILAGQIPERKPIVKQGKSETLNSPHVAKVPRKAGIQGKSKAHKKGSIKKIKTIKTLKICSKEEGQMNGKKKQSALETKEEKKTASKNKKTKQKPKNKDVGCSQPSLVEEVNKQHPLLKRIAEDNSMYPNQILEPNLESDIPSGRVLRPRSRQLPADG, encoded by the exons ATGGACGCAGCTGCTGAACTTGTGCTTTGCAGACAAGTATCTTTTGAGGCGCATAAAGAGGTGTCACCAATATCATTGGTGGATGAACCTTGTCCATTTGGCTGCATAAGCAATGACGGTTCACCTGGAAACTTGGTGATCAGATACCACACATATGAATGGGCTCATGTCCGGTGCAGCAACCTAAAt tGCATATACCGTCCTTTTTCTGTGAAGAATCCACTGGATTTGAGCGCGTTTTTCAATCAACCTGATCCTGAAAATGCGCTGGAAACGGAGGAACACAAAGAAA GGATTCAATTATTCTTGAAGTGGATGGATGAGGAACGCTCTTTGGTCAACCCTGAAGACTTTGCTGAAGCAGTTGCTGCAGACTCTCTGAATGAATCTAACGAAGTAGAGTTGTCCAACCAG GAGCTGCTAAAAGCTGTTCTTGCTCATACCAAAAATTCTTACCTGAATATTAGCGAGCAGGAACAAGCCTTGTCTCAGCAGAGATACTTTCTTCAGCAGTCTTGCAAGTACAAAGTAGATGAAGAGTCAAGTAGTGGTTCTGATTATTCGTTTGAGGAAACCCCCAAGAAAAG AGGtaggaagaagaagaagaatgaGTTTGTCAAACCAGCTCCAACAGCAACTCCCTCTGGAAAGAAAAGAGGTCGGCCAAAGGGATACTCtcccaagaaagccagactgcAAGCCGAACTCAAGGCAAAGCTCTTTGGTGAAAGTCCAGTTGCAGCTGCCTTAACAGAGCCCAGGCCGGAGATAGTTGATGAAAGCCCAGCTGCAGTTGCTTACGAAGTCATTGACTTGGACGACAAAGCAGCTGTGAGCAACGGTGTCAACTATTATTCAGCCAAGCCTCATTTGAGAAACCCTAACAAGTTTTCCCTCAAGACTGCTGCTAGGAATTTATTTGGATCTAG cagcTCCAAAAAGTACAACCAAGCTCGGTTACATTTCATCAAAGCTCTCATCTTGGCTGGCCAAATTCCAGAACGGAAACCAATTGTTAAACAGGGAAAGAGTGAAACTTTAAACTCTCCACATGTTGCCAAGGTTCCTCGAAAGGCTGGAATCCAAGGGAAAAGCAAAGCTCACAAGAAAGGTTCCATTAAGAAGATCAAAACCATCAAAACtctgaaaatttgctcaaaggAGGAGGGTCAAATGAATGGCAAGAAGAAGCAGTCTGCTTTAGAGACCAAGGAGGAGAAGAAAACAGCGTCCAAGAACAAGAAGACAAAACAGAAACCCAAGAACAAAGATGTTGGTTGTAGCCAGCCTAGCTTAGTTGAAGAGGTCAATAAGCAGCACCCACTCTTGAAGAGGATTGCTGAGGACAATTCCATGTACCCCAATCAGATACTGGAGCCAAATCTTGAGAGTGACATCCCTTCAGGCCGCGTTCTGAGACCCAGGAGTAGGCAGCTGCCAGCAGATGGGTAA
- the LOC135940543 gene encoding uncharacterized protein LOC135940543 isoform X2, with translation MDAAAELVLCRQVSFEAHKEVSPISLVDEPCPFGCISNDGSPGNLVIRYHTYEWAHVRCSNLNCIYRPFSVKNPLDLSAFFNQPDPENALETEEHKERIQLFLKWMDEERSLVNPEDFAEAVAADSLNESNEVELSNQELLKAVLAHTKNSYLNISEQEQALSQQRYFLQQSCKYKVDEESSSGSDYSFEETPKKRGRKKKKNEFVKPAPTATPSGKKRGRPKGYSPKKARLQAELKAKLFGESPVAAALTEPRPEIVDESPAAVAYEVIDLDDKAAVSNGVNYYSAKPHLRNPNKFSLKTAARNLFGSSSKKYNQARLHFIKALILAGQIPERKPIVKQGKSETLNSPHVAKVPRKAGIQGKSKAHKKGSIKKIKTIKTLKICSKEEGQMNGKKKQSALETKEEKKTASKNKKTKQKPKNKDVGCSQPSLVEEVNKQHPLLKRIAEDNSMYPNQILEPNLESDIPSGRVLRPRSRQLPADG, from the exons ATGGACGCAGCTGCTGAACTTGTGCTTTGCAGACAAGTATCTTTTGAGGCGCATAAAGAGGTGTCACCAATATCATTGGTGGATGAACCTTGTCCATTTGGCTGCATAAGCAATGACGGTTCACCTGGAAACTTGGTGATCAGATACCACACATATGAATGGGCTCATGTCCGGTGCAGCAACCTAAAt tGCATATACCGTCCTTTTTCTGTGAAGAATCCACTGGATTTGAGCGCGTTTTTCAATCAACCTGATCCTGAAAATGCGCTGGAAACGGAGGAACACAAAGAAA GGATTCAATTATTCTTGAAGTGGATGGATGAGGAACGCTCTTTGGTCAACCCTGAAGACTTTGCTGAAGCAGTTGCTGCAGACTCTCTGAATGAATCTAACGAAGTAGAGTTGTCCAACCAG GAGCTGCTAAAAGCTGTTCTTGCTCATACCAAAAATTCTTACCTGAATATTAGCGAGCAGGAACAAGCCTTGTCTCAGCAGAGATACTTTCTTCAGCAGTCTTGCAAGTACAAAGTAGATGAAGAGTCAAGTAGTGGTTCTGATTATTCGTTTGAGGAAACCCCCAAGAAAAG AGGtaggaagaagaagaagaatgaGTTTGTCAAACCAGCTCCAACAGCAACTCCCTCTGGAAAGAAAAGAGGTCGGCCAAAGGGATACTCtcccaagaaagccagactgcAAGCCGAACTCAAGGCAAAGCTCTTTGGTGAAAGTCCAGTTGCAGCTGCCTTAACAGAGCCCAGGCCGGAGATAGTTGATGAAAGCCCAGCTGCAGTTGCTTACGAAGTCATTGACTTGGACGACAAAGCAGCTGTGAGCAACGGTGTCAACTATTATTCAGCCAAGCCTCATTTGAGAAACCCTAACAAGTTTTCCCTCAAGACTGCTGCTAGGAATTTATTTGGATCTAG cTCCAAAAAGTACAACCAAGCTCGGTTACATTTCATCAAAGCTCTCATCTTGGCTGGCCAAATTCCAGAACGGAAACCAATTGTTAAACAGGGAAAGAGTGAAACTTTAAACTCTCCACATGTTGCCAAGGTTCCTCGAAAGGCTGGAATCCAAGGGAAAAGCAAAGCTCACAAGAAAGGTTCCATTAAGAAGATCAAAACCATCAAAACtctgaaaatttgctcaaaggAGGAGGGTCAAATGAATGGCAAGAAGAAGCAGTCTGCTTTAGAGACCAAGGAGGAGAAGAAAACAGCGTCCAAGAACAAGAAGACAAAACAGAAACCCAAGAACAAAGATGTTGGTTGTAGCCAGCCTAGCTTAGTTGAAGAGGTCAATAAGCAGCACCCACTCTTGAAGAGGATTGCTGAGGACAATTCCATGTACCCCAATCAGATACTGGAGCCAAATCTTGAGAGTGACATCCCTTCAGGCCGCGTTCTGAGACCCAGGAGTAGGCAGCTGCCAGCAGATGGGTAA
- the LOC135940543 gene encoding uncharacterized protein LOC135940543 isoform X3: MDAAAELVLCRQVSFEAHKEVSPISLVDEPCPFGCISNDGSPGNLVIRYHTYEWAHVRCSNLNCIYRPFSVKNPLDLSAFFNQPDPENALETEEHKERIQLFLKWMDEERSLVNPEDFAEAVAADSLNESNEVELSNQELLKAVLAHTKNSYLNISEQEQALSQQRYFLQQSCKYKVDEESSSGSDYSFEETPKKRGRKKKKNEFVKPAPTATPSGKKRGRPKGYSPKKARLQAELKAKLFGESPVAAALTEPRPEIVDESPAAVAYEVIDLDDKAAVSNGVNYYSAKPHLRNPNKFSLKTAARNLFGSSSSKKYNQARLHFIKALILAGQIPERKPIVKQGKSETLNSPHVAKVPRKAGIQGKSKAHKKGGGSNEWQEEAVCFRDQGGEENSVQEQEDKTETQEQRCWL, encoded by the exons ATGGACGCAGCTGCTGAACTTGTGCTTTGCAGACAAGTATCTTTTGAGGCGCATAAAGAGGTGTCACCAATATCATTGGTGGATGAACCTTGTCCATTTGGCTGCATAAGCAATGACGGTTCACCTGGAAACTTGGTGATCAGATACCACACATATGAATGGGCTCATGTCCGGTGCAGCAACCTAAAt tGCATATACCGTCCTTTTTCTGTGAAGAATCCACTGGATTTGAGCGCGTTTTTCAATCAACCTGATCCTGAAAATGCGCTGGAAACGGAGGAACACAAAGAAA GGATTCAATTATTCTTGAAGTGGATGGATGAGGAACGCTCTTTGGTCAACCCTGAAGACTTTGCTGAAGCAGTTGCTGCAGACTCTCTGAATGAATCTAACGAAGTAGAGTTGTCCAACCAG GAGCTGCTAAAAGCTGTTCTTGCTCATACCAAAAATTCTTACCTGAATATTAGCGAGCAGGAACAAGCCTTGTCTCAGCAGAGATACTTTCTTCAGCAGTCTTGCAAGTACAAAGTAGATGAAGAGTCAAGTAGTGGTTCTGATTATTCGTTTGAGGAAACCCCCAAGAAAAG AGGtaggaagaagaagaagaatgaGTTTGTCAAACCAGCTCCAACAGCAACTCCCTCTGGAAAGAAAAGAGGTCGGCCAAAGGGATACTCtcccaagaaagccagactgcAAGCCGAACTCAAGGCAAAGCTCTTTGGTGAAAGTCCAGTTGCAGCTGCCTTAACAGAGCCCAGGCCGGAGATAGTTGATGAAAGCCCAGCTGCAGTTGCTTACGAAGTCATTGACTTGGACGACAAAGCAGCTGTGAGCAACGGTGTCAACTATTATTCAGCCAAGCCTCATTTGAGAAACCCTAACAAGTTTTCCCTCAAGACTGCTGCTAGGAATTTATTTGGATCTAG cagcTCCAAAAAGTACAACCAAGCTCGGTTACATTTCATCAAAGCTCTCATCTTGGCTGGCCAAATTCCAGAACGGAAACCAATTGTTAAACAGGGAAAGAGTGAAACTTTAAACTCTCCACATGTTGCCAAGGTTCCTCGAAAGGCTGGAATCCAAGGGAAAAGCAAAGCTCACAAGAAAG gAGGAGGGTCAAATGAATGGCAAGAAGAAGCAGTCTGCTTTAGAGACCAAGGAGGAGAAGAAAACAGCGTCCAAGAACAAGAAGACAAAACAGAAACCCAAGAACAAAGATGTTGGTTGTAG